The following proteins come from a genomic window of Eleginops maclovinus isolate JMC-PN-2008 ecotype Puerto Natales chromosome 8, JC_Emac_rtc_rv5, whole genome shotgun sequence:
- the parm1 gene encoding uncharacterized protein parm1, translated as MRVSLQTLIACLLLCSAVTVQADAEASSNANLKSITSIDQTRSTIPSTLKEFKASTEEKSTSRTAIISPNTTPSTSKTTGTTTANPTTTNSTTQTHTTIPTTTNSPTPSQTTIPTTTNSPTPSQTTITTTTISTTQTHTTIPTTTNSTTPTQTTIPTTTNSPTPSQTTIPTTTNSTTPTQTTNTTTTNSTTPTQTTNTTTTNSPTPTQTTNTTTTNSSTPTQTISTTSTHTTSSPAATQTTITRVTPPVTQGGEENKSNALSSGSIAVIICLFLITVIIVFVGLYFYRIRRNSYDHLLESNEHGILANFSNPMYDP; from the exons ATGAGAGTCAGCCTGCAAACTCTGATAGCAT GTCTACTGTTGTGCAGTGCAGTAACAGTACAGGCCGACGCAGAAGCATCGAGCAACGCAAACCTCAAGTCCATAACGTCCATCGACCAAACCAGGTCCACTATCCCTTCAACTCTCAAAGAATTTAAAGCCagcactgag GAAAAAAGCACCAGCAGAACCGCTATCATCAGCCCAAACACCACCCCCAGCACTTCAAAGACCACTGGCACCACCACCGCCAACCCAACCACTACCAACAGCACCACCCAAACCCACACCACCATCCCAACTACTACCAACAGCCCCACCCCAAGCCAGACCACCATCCCAACCACTACCAACAGCCCCACCCCAAGCCAGACCACCATCACAACCACTACCATCAGCACCACCCAAACCCACACCACCATCCCAACCACTACCAACAGCACCACCCCAACCCAGACCACCATCCCAACCACTACCAACAGCCCCACCCCAAGCCAGACCACCATCCCAACCACTACCAACAGCACCACCCCAACCCAGACAACCAACACAACCACTACCAACAGCACCACCCCAACCCAGACCACCAACACAACCACTACCAACAGCCCCACCCCAACCCAGACCACCAACACAACCACTACCAACAGCTCCACCCCAACCCAGACCATAAGCACAACCAGTACCCATACCACCAGCTCTCCCGCTGCCACCCAGACCACCATCACCAGAGTCACACCACCCGTCACACAGGGAGGGGAAGAAAACAAGTCCAATGCTCTAAGCTCAG GAAGTATTGCAgtcattatttgtttgttccTCATAACCGTCATCATTGTGTTTGTTGGTCTGTACTTCTACAGGATCCG ACGAAACTCCTATGACCATCTCTTGGAAAGCAACGAACACGGCATTTTGGCAAACTTCAGCAACCCCATGTATGACCCTTAA
- the spp1 gene encoding osteopontin isoform X2, translated as MKVAVVFVLLFATVLCRPAKKVSLSSSESSEEVARRPASPPLSKQALPQLRAAPVQNIEAAPSTNSDETTEISEEDEPVAAEAPMEIKSEGADTTSSPETASVGSQDSQNSDDDDDDDADDDDETEEGEIDEDESSNSSESGESSSPAPSTETPVVVTEETVAETTAEPIVPTIVTDTDSGRGDSLGGYPSDYKSIVYVEEKSYHKVPGPYKSYEFMGTGKKMDYDMTEGNEVDKSLKVYKAIHVHSDILEEDTSTPEVESQGLDTSSGTSQDQDISNRQASFPEEEESASASDATTSDATTSESSSTPEEEEEEEESASTANDSASASQESEDEESQSSEEATATPGAADSESDESAESDSDEEGAGPVITTDMPEVITAK; from the exons ATGAAGGTTGCCGTTGTTTTCGTTCTGCTGTTCGCCACAGTCCTCTGCCGGCCG GCAAAAAAGGTTTCTCTCAGCAGTTCAGAGAGCTCTGAAGAAGTG GCGAGAAGACCAGCATCTCCTCCCCTCAGCAAACAAGCGCTTCCTCAGCTGCGTGCAGCACCTGTACAG AACATTGAAGCAGCACCTTCTACCAACTCAGACGAGACCACAGAGATCTCAGAAGAAGACGAG CCGGTGGCAGCAGAGGCTCCAATGGAAATCAAATCTGAGGGCGCTGACACAACTTCATCCCCAGAAACAGCCTCTGTCGGCAGCCAGGATAGTCAAaacagtgatgatgatgatgatgatgatgctgacGATGACGATGAAACAGAGGAGGGT GAAATTGATGAGGATGAATCTAGCAACAGCTCCGAGTCGGGCGAGTCCTCATCCCCCGCTCCTTCCACTGAAACCCCTGTGGTAGTCACAGAGGAAACCGTGGCTGAGACCACTGCTGAGCCCATCGTGCCTACCATCGTCACCGACACAGATTCAGGCCGCGGCGACAGCTTGGGAGGCTACCCCAGCGACTACAAGTCCATCGTCTACGTGGAGGAAAAGTCCTATCACAAGGTTCCCGGCCCCTACAAGTCCTATGAGTTCATGGGCACAGGGAAGAAGATGGACTATGACATGACAGAGGGCAACGAGGTGGACAAGTCACTGAAGGTGTACAAG GCTATTCATGTCCACTCTGACATCCTGGAGGAGGACACCAGCACCCCTGAGGTGGAGAGCCAGGGCCTTGATACCTCCTCCGGCACCTCTCAGGACCAGGACATCAGCAACCGCCAGGCCTCCTTcccagaagaggaggagagcgCCAGCGCCAGCGACGCCACCACAAGCGACGCCACCACAAGCGAGAGCTCTAGCACtcctgaggaagaggaggaagaggaagaaagcgCAAGCACAGCAAACGACAGCGCCAGCGCCAGTCAGGAGTCAGAGGACGAGGAGAGCCAGAGCAGCGAGGAGGCCACTGCCACGCCCGGAGCCGCTGACAGCGAATCAGATGAGAGCGCCGAGAGTGACTCAGATGAGGAGGGGGCGGGACCTGTCATCACCACTGACATGCCAGAGGTCATCACTGCCAAATAA
- the spp1 gene encoding osteopontin isoform X1 translates to MKVAVVFVLLFATVLCRPAKKVSLSSSESSEEVARRPASPPLSKQALPQLRAAPVQNIEAAPSTNSDETTEISEEDEPVAAEAPMEIKSEGADTTSSPETASVGSQDSQNSDDDDDDDADDDDETEEGEIDEDESSNSSESGESSSPAPSTETPVVVTEETVAETTAEPIVPTIVTDTDSGRGDSLGGYPSDYKSIVYVEEKSYHKVPGPYKSYEFMGTGKKMDYDMTEGNEVDKSLKVYKVQAIHVHSDILEEDTSTPEVESQGLDTSSGTSQDQDISNRQASFPEEEESASASDATTSDATTSESSSTPEEEEEEEESASTANDSASASQESEDEESQSSEEATATPGAADSESDESAESDSDEEGAGPVITTDMPEVITAK, encoded by the exons ATGAAGGTTGCCGTTGTTTTCGTTCTGCTGTTCGCCACAGTCCTCTGCCGGCCG GCAAAAAAGGTTTCTCTCAGCAGTTCAGAGAGCTCTGAAGAAGTG GCGAGAAGACCAGCATCTCCTCCCCTCAGCAAACAAGCGCTTCCTCAGCTGCGTGCAGCACCTGTACAG AACATTGAAGCAGCACCTTCTACCAACTCAGACGAGACCACAGAGATCTCAGAAGAAGACGAG CCGGTGGCAGCAGAGGCTCCAATGGAAATCAAATCTGAGGGCGCTGACACAACTTCATCCCCAGAAACAGCCTCTGTCGGCAGCCAGGATAGTCAAaacagtgatgatgatgatgatgatgatgctgacGATGACGATGAAACAGAGGAGGGT GAAATTGATGAGGATGAATCTAGCAACAGCTCCGAGTCGGGCGAGTCCTCATCCCCCGCTCCTTCCACTGAAACCCCTGTGGTAGTCACAGAGGAAACCGTGGCTGAGACCACTGCTGAGCCCATCGTGCCTACCATCGTCACCGACACAGATTCAGGCCGCGGCGACAGCTTGGGAGGCTACCCCAGCGACTACAAGTCCATCGTCTACGTGGAGGAAAAGTCCTATCACAAGGTTCCCGGCCCCTACAAGTCCTATGAGTTCATGGGCACAGGGAAGAAGATGGACTATGACATGACAGAGGGCAACGAGGTGGACAAGTCACTGAAGGTGTACAAGGTACAG GCTATTCATGTCCACTCTGACATCCTGGAGGAGGACACCAGCACCCCTGAGGTGGAGAGCCAGGGCCTTGATACCTCCTCCGGCACCTCTCAGGACCAGGACATCAGCAACCGCCAGGCCTCCTTcccagaagaggaggagagcgCCAGCGCCAGCGACGCCACCACAAGCGACGCCACCACAAGCGAGAGCTCTAGCACtcctgaggaagaggaggaagaggaagaaagcgCAAGCACAGCAAACGACAGCGCCAGCGCCAGTCAGGAGTCAGAGGACGAGGAGAGCCAGAGCAGCGAGGAGGCCACTGCCACGCCCGGAGCCGCTGACAGCGAATCAGATGAGAGCGCCGAGAGTGACTCAGATGAGGAGGGGGCGGGACCTGTCATCACCACTGACATGCCAGAGGTCATCACTGCCAAATAA